The nucleotide window GAAGCAGAGATGTGTTTTCAACTGGATTCAAGCTGGCCTCTGCCTTGCATGTTTTCCACCCCGAGAAGCTGcatttctccagctctctgagccATTCCCATCACCACTGTTCAGCACATGGCAGGACAAAAATAGCTTCTCTCCAGGGGCTGCAACAGGGCTGCTCGACTTGAGTGTGCTCTGCTTCACTCTACTGTGTGAATCCAGGGctgactgcagagcaggggctgcaggagctcctccaGCCACCGTAGGTGGGCACTGCTCCCCACCTGAACCACACTAGGCAGGTATTGCAGAGTAAGCTGTGGTGGACCCACTGCTGTAGCCCCCTGCCCTtgtgggctgggacagggacaggagacaTGTGGAAGGTAACCAGGAATGGAAAAGGGAGGGATGCCTGGGCTGGGCCACCCAGAAGCACAAGCCAGCTGtcctccctgggcactgcaggtgTCTTGCCAGCGAGGTCCTCTGAggcttcccagccccagggctaCCAACACAGGCAGGACTTCTGCTGGAAGATGTCTGCTGTGCCGCCTGTGGAGGGGGAGCATCAGGGCTGTCAGACCCACTCACTGGGGGATCACTGAGCTCCATGTCCATGGgcaaggcagcacaggagctggctggccagctgctgccagggagacagtcctttccctgcctgcctttgcCAGTACAGACAGACCATGGCACAGCAAGTGAGCTATTAAAGAACAGCTCTAGCCAGCCAGCAAACACATGCTCATTCATCAttctggagcaggcagggggacGTGCCAACTGCTTTAAGCCAGGACCCATCACAAGCCTGTGTCCAACAGCTCAGTAGCCTGGAAGCTGACTAGGGGGCCCTGGACCCTCCAAAATGCCTTTTATGTTGTGGgggtgctgggagagctgccctAATCCAGGCTGAGAGCTTACGCATTTCTGAGCCAGAGCCCCAGCATGGGAACATCATGCCAGAGACAGTCTGGAGAGGAAGTGACAGTTGGCATGAGCCTAGCCAAGGCCTGAGCTGCCCCCCATTCCCACCTGAACCAGGcagacagagctgcacagctcGGTGCGCTGGGAGGCTCAGGTCAGGTGAAGCAGAGAGAGAGACTGCCAGgcacctgcagggagctgtgtcGATCCTGCAGGTCATTGCTAGCTCTCTCAAAGACCCAGTACTACTGGTTTTACATCACCTTcttcccctggtgctgctgttttcccacCAGTCTCGCTCCGTAGAGCCCAGTCAGCTGTGCTGGAACCAACTTCCCATCTGGTACACCCCTGATTCAGGACAGGGATACCCCTTGACATGGCCCAGATTAGGCTTTTGGACAAGAAAGCATCCCTTTGTTGGCGCTAGCAGGTCACTGAAATATGTGTTGTCCTGCTAGAATGGCCCTTAGTCACAGAGGATCTATCTATGCCAACAGTGTCCCTGCAAATCCACCCCACCAACAGCTGAAGATTTAGCCAAGGGCAGAAGTCTGAGAGCTTTGAGACTGACTGTGCCTGAATATCTACCTGAATATTCCTCCCTTTCATCTGAGGGCACGtcattgctgctgcctggggtgggAACCCAAATTCCTTGGGGAAGGGAAatgctgcccttccctcctgctttgTGCCTTTCCCTACCAGCTGACCAAGAAAGAGGTCAGGAAGAGATGGTCTCAGAGATGTCGCTTATGTTATAGCCTTGCCTGCcagcctcagggctggagcctgAAGAATAAAACTAAAGAGTGGGGAAAAGATCCTCTTCTTTCACATGGAAGTGCAGCTGCCTCCCATGTAAGCTGCAAAGCTGCTTCTTTACCCACGTAAGAAACATCCTGCTGTTCTTGTGGGGCTTGGGTAATTCCACAGTGCTTGCAGGAAGCTGTTGCCGCTGTCAGCAATGCTGTCTTGGAGAAGGACTAGGGGCCCGCTGACCTCCtctggcccagagctgctgccacagcaggacACAAGCTGCAAGCAAGAAGGGAATAATGCCCtggagctcctgtgctgctcataGCTGAGGCCTCGAGCTGCATCACTAAACAGCCCTGAGCTGGATTTTTAAAGAGGCTTCAGCCAAATGTCTCCTCCTGGGACTGGAGGGAGGTACACACACACTGAGGAGAGTGATGCAGCAGCCAcaagcccagccagggctggggaattCTCTGGCCTCTGCTGTCCAGCTCATCACTGCCAAACAGGAATAACCTTTATGAATGAGTTCTGGGAAGCCAGTTTGGGAGAGCTCACACAGTGGGGGGGAGGTTTCATGTGAAGTGCTCTGAGAGCAATCTTATTTCAACAGGAGCCAGTAGTATGCAGAAAGGTCTCTGCTTCCTCACCTGAAACCCACCTCAGCTGTGGGTTTCTGATGAGACCACGTGTACACAACAGAAAATCCTTAAACACGCAAAGAGAGCAAAGACAACAAGCTCCTTCCTATCCCCTCTCTAGGGCTCCTCCATCTTCTTGGCTAGGTTGAAACGCTATGTATATCTAAAGGTGCTGACTTAATTGTCATCACACACCTTGtcctgattttcttcctctgtattTATACCCCTCTGCCAACTACTCATGGTTACTTCAGCCCAACCTAAGCTGGCCTTGAGTAGGTAATGGTGGCCCAGATCCACTTTGGTTCTGGCCACTCCCAAAACAAACCTCTGCATCTGagggtctgtgtgtgcacatgccTGTACTTTGCAGATGccactgcagggatggcagcgGGCCACAGTGCAGGATGTGTGGGAATGAAACTTTGCTCTATTTCCCAGCCATGGTCCAGAGGGCAcagcctctcccctgcccccagAGGGGCAAGTCAGCCCCAAGCATCAGGAGGCCAATCTAGAAGCCTGAAACATGGCTCCGAGTCTGCGCTTTCTTTGCAATCACCTCCAGCatcagcagtgcaggaggaagtggggaggggagagggtgGGCTGGTTTAGCTCCTCCCAGCTGATAATTCATTACCGCCCGTTAGCCTGGatccatcctgcagcagctaCATCCTGGCAACGACGTGTGTTCATTTCACACATAAAATGCTGTATCAAAATGCATCCTTGAGACATTGCCCCTGAAACCTTTTCCGGCTGCCTCTCCCAGCGCTTCACTTGTGGGAGCAGTCCCTGCAATTAGGAGGTTTTGTTCTTAATGGATGCCTGGCACCCATCGTAGAAATCAGGGCTGCAGCTCATAAGAAATACAGGGGGGATCTTCCTGCAcggagcagagaggcagcaacATCTATGGCGTGCTCTGCTCCATAGAGGGAGAAGCAGAAGCTGTGCTCATGCACGTGGCTGGTTTATCACACACCATTTGCAATGATGCAGAAGTTCAGCATatcttccctcccctccttccctgtggGTTTGGGAGctttgggcagcagagctggctggtcTTGCTTTGGGAACATGGAGGTGGTCTTGTCCTGTTTCTCCGAGGTCCCTGACTGCTGCCTGATGCTGGTGACTGTCAGCCTGGTTGTAAATCTCCCTtccacagctgagcaggaagAGGCAAGGTGGGTGAAGGACCCCACGCTTGCACAGCAGGTCATGGGAGTGCTCCCCCGTGGCACCTTCAGACTCCCTGTGGGGGCATGCCCAGGACTGGGCTGGTTCTCAGGAGAGACGAGGCTTGGCCACCAAGTCTAAACCTTTCATGTTGGCTGTCGAGTGACAGCCAGCCTTGTACCCACCCCAAGCCTTCTCCAGTTTCCCTCTGAGCGCATGCATTCTTCTCGATCCTCACACCTTCTCGGCCTTTCCTCTAGCATTTTCAAGGCCATTTTCAAAGGCTTCTTCCCCACCGGGTACACCTAGCACCACTGGGCCAGGGGGCTCTGCTGGTCTGGGAAGGTTTCTCGCCTTGTAGGTAAGAAAACAGAGCAAGACTTGGCAGGAACAGCCGAATTCAGAAGCCCTCCCCAGACCGTTCCCGTGTCCCCTGTCCTCTGGGCTCCCCCCAACGTCCCCCAGACAAAGGGCTGGGGGTCTGTGACAGCATCGCATGTCCCAGCCCGTCCGCCCTGGTGGGCGCACCGAACGAGGCCCCCATCGGTGAAGGTCACGCCGGGGCGGCGGCCGCCGGGTAAAGCCGCGCCGCGCTCTCCCCCCTCGCCACCCACCGGCGAGAGGCGGGCACACCGGGGCCCCATGCGACGGCGATTGGCTGTCGGCGGGgaggcggggagcggcggggccgcggctgGCTGCagcggcgggcgcggagccCAGAGCGGGCGCGGCGGAGCATCTTCGGGCACCGCGGCCCCGGTGCGGGCCGCCTCCCCCGCAGCTCCCGGCCTCATATGGGCGGTGCCGGCGCCCCGGCTCCCGCTCGCCCGTCCCGCTCGGCGTTAGCATGGGCACGgtgctctccctctcccccgCCGCCTCCTCGGGCaagggcggcggcggcggggggctgCTGGCCGAGAAGGCGCCGGGAAGGGTGCCGGGCAAGGGCGAGAGCCGGCTGAAGCGCCCCGGCGTGCTCATCTCGGCGCTAACCTGGAAGCGGCTGGTGGCCGCCTcggccaagaagaagaaaagcaccAAGAAGGTGACGCCGAAGCCCGGCGGCGGGGCCCCGGGGGGAGGCCCGGGCCAGCCCGACCCGCTGGTGGTGCAGCGCAACCGCGAGAACTTGCGCAAGTCGGTGGTGGGGCCGGCCGACGGCGCCAAGCAGGGCCCGCTGGCCGTGCCGGTGCCCACTGTGCCCTCGGCGCCGCAGGAGCTGCACCCGGGCTCGGGCGGGGGAaagccgccgccgccaccgccgccggCGGGCAGCCGCCCCCCGGGATCCCCGCGCCGCGTGGTGGTGCAGGCGTCCACCGGCGAGCTGCTGCGCTGCTTGGGGGACTTCGTGTGCCGCCGCTGCTACCgcctgaaggagctgagccCCGGCGAACTCATCTCGTGGTTTCGCAGCGTGGACCGCtcgctgctgctgcagggctggcaggaccAGGGCTTCATCACCCCGGCCAACCTGGTGTTCGTCTACCTGCTGTGCCGGGAAGCACTGCGGGGCGAAGACATCGGGAGCCAGGCCGAGCTGCAGGCCGCCTTCCTCACCTGCCTCTATCTCGCCTACTCCTACATGGGCAACGAGATCTCCTACCCGCTCAAGCCCTTCCTGGTGGAGGGAGACAAGGGGCGCTTCTGGGAGCGCTGCCTGGGCATCATCCAGCGCCTCAGCGCCAAGATGCTGCGAATCAACGCGGACCCGCACTACTTCACGCAACTCTTCCAGGACCTCAAGAGCGAGGGCGAGGGCGGAGACGGGTCCAAGCACTGGACGATCAGCCTGGACCGTTAGGGAGGTACCAGGCCCCCGGCGCCGGGGGCGGAAGGGGCCGCGCACCGAGGGGCGGGGGTGGCGAAGGACTGTCGGATTCCCCCCCCCTGCCCCCGCATCCTCCTCgccttcccccttccccagctgtcAGTTCCACGAAGACGCTGCTTGGACCCTCCCTGCTCCGGATCCGGCTGCCCTTCTCCCGCGCCTCCGACCTCAGCCGGGGGCTGCGCTCCGGAGCACCGAGGCGGCGGTGAAGACCGGGGAGGGGGAGCGGTGCCCCTCCCACCTTCGCcaagggggggagggggaggctgCGGAGGAGCGGAGGCTCCTGGATGCGTTTTCTCTAGAAAAAAGGGGTGAAAAAATGGATGTGGGGGCCGGGGGCAGGAGGGCTCgggaggggattttggggtgtggCAGGTGCCCCAGGTAGAGGGTGCATGTGAACGAGTCCCCGGCGCGGGCAGGGCCGCCCCGCGCCTCCGCAGCGCTCCCGGCGCTGTCcgtggtgctggagctgccgcGCCTGAGCAGACAAAGGCGGGGATTGCGGGAACGGCTGGGGGGGTTTCTGTGGGCGATGccttcctccccccccccccgcccacATGTGGTATATGGGCCCCCTCTCCCAGCATGGGCGACGCTGCCCCTCACCCCGCAGAAGCCGCCCGCATACCCCTTTGTTCGAGCCGCTGGGTGGGGGGGGGTCGCCCACGCCCCTCCCCTCGGGCAAATCCCTCCCGTGTGCCCCCCGAAATAGGGGGTGATGCCTGCCTGTCCTTGGCTTGCTGCGGGAAGAGGGGTCTGTGCCAGAGGAGGCCTAGGGTGCCCAAACGGAGGGGTCTGCtatggggggagggggggtgtctcctctcctcttgctTTGCTTCACTGGAGAATAAAGAGGTGGCCTGGATGGGCCTGGCGGTGGCTCCTGGActtgctgggctgtggggtgcaAGGGAAATTGGGGTAACACCCCAAGCTCCTTGTCATGACCCACTCCTCCCCAAGAGGGGTGGGGGGCCCTGGTTCCCAAAGGGGTTTTACTCCCTAATGTGAGTTGGGGGTCAAATTTTCACCCTTCTTTGTGGCCAAGGCCAGTCCTGGTCCACCTGAGACCCTTGTGAGCTCTCCTGGCCTCCTCCATTCCAGATGGATCCATTCCATTCCTGATGCCTGTATGCCACACTGAATTTAAACAGGATGCCACAGCTTATGTCacctccattttttttaaatttaattttctttttcctgaagctaTGCCCTCCCTCACCTTACTCCTCCCtacctctgctctgcagggctgggctcccctttcctggcagcagcaggctgtgggagctgtgctgctaTCCCTGTTACCAGCCCTGTGCTTCTGCAGACCTCCAGGGAGAGGGGTGGAGCACGGGaaagctttgcctttttttaaaactggttGCTATGCTTCAGGGTGCTGAATTTTCCAGGACTTCTTTAGTAGAAGCTGCTGCACCTGCTCTCTGATGGGGTCTGCATGCAGGGCTtcacagcccctctgagccAGGCGTTTGGGCTCCCCTCttctgggaagagctgtgctggctctgcaggtcaTGGAGGGTAAGCTGGATTCTCTCTACCTTTGTGTGCATCAGCAGAGCTGCTAATTAGGCCCAATCTGGCTCATTCAGGcaaagctgtgctgccaggaagACAGCACAGATGTCCCTGTGACGGGGGCTGACCTGGCAGGGCGCTGCGCAAGGCTTTTCCATGGCTGTGCAAACCCAATGAGACCGATGCTGCTCCTGTCCTCCCTCTCCTCATGGGTGCTCTTGTCTGTGCCTTTAGAGTGACATTCATGTGACCTTGTGCTGAGCTCTCTGGGCCACAAGGCATTCCCAACCCACCCCAACTTTGGCCATACCCACATCTTGTCATGGGAAAGGTAACTTTGGCTTCAACTGGTGGAATTGGAACCTTACATCTCctatggggctgctgggagagccctgACTCTCCCGTACCAGCGTTTTGCAGagagagaaactgaggcacagtgATCTGAATAAAGCAAGGTAGTTTTCATCTCAGGGTAACAACTGAGCCATTGGTACCAGCTGTTTCCACCCTGAGCTGTGGTGTTTGTCCAGTGATTTCTGTTCCCAGCTGTAGGGCTTTAAGGAGTCTCCTCCCAGAGCTGAACaagctcccagcactggaggaTTTTCCCACCCTACAGATCTCCTTAGAGACACTCACAGGGTTATTCCAGCTTCAAGCCCCAGCCTTTTAAGTTGCTTCCAGCTGCAGTGAGGCCAtgtccttcccctcctcccttgTGTTTCATTGATTAAGAGTCCTAGGCCTCACTGGGGGATTTAGGAAGAGCTAATTGCAGACTGGTAATTGAAGACAGCTTGGAGTCTCTGGAAATGTCAAGGAATGAGAGAGGAGCTTAGATGCTCCCATGCATTTAAATATGCATCATTGGCTCAGCCAGAGCCTTACTGGGGGGGGAGGGAGACATGTCTGGTTTTCCCTATCCCAGAGGACcttgtggagctgctggggggagcAAGGCATCTTACCTTGTCTGGGAGCTTTCTGCTCCCCCCAAGGCAAAGCAGAGAACACAAGCAGGGCTGGGTACTGTGGGTGGGAATCTCAGGCTAGGGAGCttggttttcccctttttaaaacTGTGATTTGATGTGCCAgactcctgtgctgctccatgaTTGATGGTCTGGACTCAGGAGCCAGCTGTTGGACAGCAGCAAGGGGAGTGGAGAGAGCTCATGTCCAAACTTGtgatccctgcagggctccccGAGGAGCAGTGAGGGACTAAGAGCctcccaggag belongs to Serinus canaria isolate serCan28SL12 chromosome 7, serCan2020, whole genome shotgun sequence and includes:
- the CDK5R2 gene encoding cyclin-dependent kinase 5 activator 2 codes for the protein MGTVLSLSPAASSGKGGGGGGLLAEKAPGRVPGKGESRLKRPGVLISALTWKRLVAASAKKKKSTKKVTPKPGGGAPGGGPGQPDPLVVQRNRENLRKSVVGPADGAKQGPLAVPVPTVPSAPQELHPGSGGGKPPPPPPPAGSRPPGSPRRVVVQASTGELLRCLGDFVCRRCYRLKELSPGELISWFRSVDRSLLLQGWQDQGFITPANLVFVYLLCREALRGEDIGSQAELQAAFLTCLYLAYSYMGNEISYPLKPFLVEGDKGRFWERCLGIIQRLSAKMLRINADPHYFTQLFQDLKSEGEGGDGSKHWTISLDR